Genomic DNA from Desulfurivibrio alkaliphilus AHT 2:
TTTGGCCAGCAGACGCAGTTCCGCCGGCGTGAAATCCGCCGCCTTGAGCAACTCCGGCCGCCGCCGGGCGGTACGCCGCACCGCTTGCACCAGACGCCAGTCGGCAATGGCGGCATGGTCGCCGGAGAGCAGCACCTCCGGCACCTCGCGATCTTCAAAGACCCGGGGTCGGGTGTACTGCGGGTATTTCAATCCGCCCCGGCTACCCGGGCTGAAGGTATCATTGGCCGCCGAAGCGTCACACCCCAGCACCCCGGGCAACAGCCGGGTGAGGCAATCAAGCAGCACCAGAGCGGCCGGCTCACCACCGGTGAGGATATAATCACCGATGGATACTTCACGGTCCACATAGGAGGCCCGGAAACGTTCATCCACCCCTTCGTAACGGCCGCAGACCAGGATCAAATGTCTTTCGGCGGCAAGTTCCGCGGCCAGCTCCTGGTTCAGGCTTTGCCCCTGGGGGCTCAGGAGCAGGACCTTGGCCGCTTCCGAGCCGCCGCCGGTGACCTGCCCGCGGGCATGGCGAACTGCGGCGGCCAGCGGTTCCGGCTTCATCACCATTCCTTCGCCGCCGCCAAACGGGCGGTCATCGGTCATGGCGTGCCGGTCTTCGGCAAAATCGCGGATATTATGGACGGCCAGGGTCACGATACCGTCCTGCACCGCCCGCCGGATCATCCCCTGGGCCAGAGGGGAATCAAAGAAATCCGGAAAAATAGTTAAGATATCA
This window encodes:
- the trmD gene encoding tRNA (guanosine(37)-N1)-methyltransferase TrmD; this translates as MHFDILTIFPDFFDSPLAQGMIRRAVQDGIVTLAVHNIRDFAEDRHAMTDDRPFGGGEGMVMKPEPLAAAVRHARGQVTGGGSEAAKVLLLSPQGQSLNQELAAELAAERHLILVCGRYEGVDERFRASYVDREVSIGDYILTGGEPAALVLLDCLTRLLPGVLGCDASAANDTFSPGSRGGLKYPQYTRPRVFEDREVPEVLLSGDHAAIADWRLVQAVRRTARRRPELLKAADFTPAELRLLAKHGIEIK